In the Oncorhynchus keta strain PuntledgeMale-10-30-2019 chromosome 29, Oket_V2, whole genome shotgun sequence genome, one interval contains:
- the LOC118374107 gene encoding BTB/POZ domain-containing protein KCTD3-like isoform X1 → MAANGNNLTSGMGEIIQLNVGGTRFSTSRQTLMWIPDSLFSSLLSGRISSLLDETGAIFIDRDPTAFAPILNFLRTKELDLRGVNINILRHEAEFYGITPLVRRLLLCEEIERSSCGSVLFHGYLPPPARNSSPTPAASGLAAEDRPGPSGAEGGFPQTCPPHTSLPGPPGAEAPHRLGAVVDPRKVLIVAGHHNWIVVAYAHFVICYRIKESSGWQQVFSSPYLDWSIERIALNAKVVGGPHGDKDKMVAAASDSNIILWSIQDGGSGNEIGVFSLGVPVDHLFFIGNQLVATSHMGKVGVWNAVTQHWQVQDVAPITSCDTAGSFLLLGCNNGSIYYIDMQKFPLRMKDNDLLVTELYHDPSDDAITALSVYFTPKTSVSGNWIEMAYGTSSGAVRVIVQHPETVGSGPQLFQTFTVHRSPVTKIMLSEKHLVSVCADNNHVRTWTVTRFRGMISTQPGSTPLASFKILSLEETESHGSYSSGNDIGPFGERDDQQVFIQKVIPITNKLFVRLSSTGKRICEVAAVDGNTISCFTVRECEGSSRMGSRPRRYLFTGHGNGSIQMWDLTTAIDTANKGEEKKKDEVGGPTEEELLQLLDQCDLSTSRCATPNISPAPSVLQPSRLRESCSSLQLQAQDPIPETATYGALRPYRESPLLARARRTESFHNYKDFQNFSLGKGLLESPEQAPGQGARPGTEARTRSLCEAGEEVGRRGSAMELWASQTTNAAYANVFANVAAEGITESPRQPLESPGGDIRRRLQSEEEEWAGVGSGAEARSEVRRKAGFEGGLFLGRKRAPPVPQLSSLSSGVSLGGCSDSSSTTSPSPTKLASTSPRRRKCSEPANQDSNL, encoded by the exons ATGGCCGCGAATGGCAACAATTTAACATCTGGGATGGGAGAAATTATCCAACTGAACGTTGGTGGGACACG gtTCAGCACATCTAGACAGACTCTCATGTGGATCCCAGACTCTTTATTTTCAAG TTTGCTGAGTGGGAGAATATCATCTCTACTGGATGAAACTGGAGCT ATATTTATTGACAGGGACCCAACAGCCTTTGCGCCCATCTTGAATTTCCTTCGAACCAAAGAGTTAGACTTAAG GGGGGTAAACATTAACATTCTCCGCCATGAAGCTGAGTTTTATGGGATAACGCCATTAG TGAGGAGGTTGTTGCTGTGTGAGGAGATAGAGCGTTCGTCCTGTGGCAGTGTTCTGTTCCATGGATACCTTCCCCCTccag CCCGTAACTCCAGCCCCACCCCTGCAGCCTCTGGCCTTGCCGCTGAGGATCGGCCTGGTCCTAGCGGAGCAGAAGGGGGGTTCCCCCAAACCTGCCCCCCCCACACCTCCCTTCCCGGACCCCCTGGAGCCGAGGCGCCACACAGACTGG GTGCTGTGGTGGATCCTAGGAAGGTGCTGATTGTAGCTGGACATCATAACTGGATCGTAGTGGCTTATGCACACTTTGTCATCTGTTACAG GATAAAGGAGTCATCAGGGTGGCAGCAGGTGTTTTCTAGCCCCTATCTGGACTGGTCCATTGAGAGAATCGCTCTCAACGCCAAG GTGGTAGGCGGTCCCCATGGCGATAAGGACAAGATGGTGGCAGCCGCCTCCGATAGCAACATCATCCTCTGGAGCATCCAGGACGGAGGGAGCGGCAATGAGATAG GTGTGTTTAGTCTGGGTGTACCAGTAGATCATCTATTCTTCATTGGAAACCAGCTAGTGGCCACCAGTCACATGGGGAAGGTGGGGGTCTGGAACGCTGTCACACAGCATTGGCAG GTGCAAGATGTAGCTCCCATCACCAGCTGTGACACAGCTGGCTCCTTCCTGCTTCTGGGTTGCAACAATGGATCCATCTACTATATAG acatgcagaaGTTTCCTTTGAGGATGAAGGATAATGATCTGTTGGTGACAGAACTGTACCACGACCCATCTGACGATGCCATAACTGCCCTCAGTGTCTACTTCACACCCAAGACCA gtGTGAGTGGTAACTGGATAGAGATGGCGTATGGGACCAGTTCTGGAGCAGTGAGGGTTATAGTCCAACACCCTGAGACAGTAGGCTCTGGACCTCAGCTCTTCCAGACCTTCACTGTCCACCGCTCTCCTGTCACCAAGATCATGCTCTCTGAGAAACACCTGGTCTCAG TGTGTGCGGACAACAACCATGTGCGTACGTGGACAGTGACGCGGTTCCGAGGCATGATCTCCACGCAGCCTGGCTCCACCCCCCTCGCCTCCTTTAAGATCCTCTCATTGGAGGAGACTGAGAGCCACGGCAGCTACTCATCAGGCAATGACattg GTCCATTTGGGGAGAGAGACGACCAGCAGGTGTTTATTCAGAAGGTCATCCCCATCACCAACAAGCTGTTTGTTCGCCTCTCCTCCACTGGGAAAAG GATCTGTGAGGTGGCGGCAGTGGATGGGAACACCATCTCGTGTTTCACAGTTAGGGAGTGTGAGGGTTCTAGCAGGATGGGTTCTAGACCCAGGAGGTACCTGTTCACAGGCCATGGCAATGGCAGCATTCAGATGTGGGACCTCACCACCGCTATAGACACTGCCaacaagggagaggagaagaagaaagatg AGGTGGGCGGGCCAACAGAAGAGGAGCTGCTTCAGCTATTGGACCAGTGTGACCTCAGCACCTCCCGCTGTGCCACGCCCAACATCAGCCCCGCCCCCTCGGTGCTGCAGCCCAGCCGTCTCCGAGAGTCCTGCTCCAG CCTCCAGCTGCAGGCCCAGGATCCCATTCCAGAGACGGCCACTTACGGAGCTCTGCGACCCTACAGAGAGAGCCCACTGCTGGCCCGAGCCCGGCGCACAGAGTCCTTCCACAACTACAAAGACTTCCAGAACTTCTCCCTAGGGAAAGGCCTGCTGGAGAGCCCTGAACAGGCTCCAGGACAGGGGGCACGCCCAGGTACAGAAGCCAGAACCCGGTCGCTGTGTGAGGCTGGAGAAGAGGTTGGGAGGAGGGGCTCTGCCATGGAGCTCTGGGCTAGCCAAACCACTAACGCCGCCTACGCTAATGTCTTTGCTAACGTTGCAGCTGAGGGTATCACAGAATCGCCACGGCAACCGCTTGAGAGCCCTGGTGGAGACATTCGTCGAAGGCTCCAatcggaggaggaggagtgggcgGGGGTTGGATCAGGGGCGGAGGCTAGGTCTGAGGTGAGGAGGAAGGCAGGGTTTGAGGGGGGGTTGTTTCTGGGCAGGAAGAGGGCACCTCCCGTCCCCCAGCTCTCCTCGCTGTCCTCTGGGGTGTCCTTGGGGGGATGCAGtgactcctcctccaccacctccccctcccccactaaGCTGGCCTCCACTTCCCCCCGGCGCAGGAAGTGCAGCGAGCCGGCCAATCAGGACAGCAACCTGTGA
- the LOC118374107 gene encoding BTB/POZ domain-containing protein KCTD3-like isoform X23: MDTFPLQVLYVERSSCGSVLFHGYLPPPARNSSPTPAASGLAAEDRPGPSGAEGGFPQTCPPHTSLPGPPGAEAPHRLGAVVDPRKVLIVAGHHNWIVVAYAHFVICYRIKESSGWQQVFSSPYLDWSIERIALNAKVVGGPHGDKDKMVAAASDSNIILWSIQDGGSGNEIGVFSLGVPVDHLFFIGNQLVATSHMGKVGVWNAVTQHWQVQDVAPITSCDTAGSFLLLGCNNGSIYYIDMQKFPLRMKDNDLLVTELYHDPSDDAITALSVYFTPKTSVSGNWIEMAYGTSSGAVRVIVQHPETVGSGPQLFQTFTVHRSPVTKIMLSEKHLVSVCADNNHVRTWTVTRFRGMISTQPGSTPLASFKILSLEETESHGSYSSGNDIGPFGERDDQQVFIQKVIPITNKLFVRLSSTGKRICEVAAVDGNTISCFTVRECEGSSRMGSRPRRYLFTGHGNGSIQMWDLTTAIDTANKGEEKKKDEVGGPTEEELLQLLDQCDLSTSRCATPNISPAPSVLQPSRLRESCSSLQLQAQDPIPETATYGALRPYRESPLLARARRTESFHNYKDFQNFSLGKGLLESPEQAPGQGARPGTEARTRSLCEAGEEVGRRGSAMELWASQTTNAAYANVFANVAAEGITESPRQPLESPGGDIRRRLQSEEEEWAGVGSGAEARSEVRRKAGFEGGLFLGRKRAPPVPQLSSLSSGVSLGGCSDSSSTTSPSPTKLASTSPRRRKCSEPANQDSNL, from the exons ATGGATACCTTCCCCCTccag gtactgtatgtagaacGTTCGTCCTGTGGCAGTGTTCTGTTCCATGGATACCTTCCCCCTccag CCCGTAACTCCAGCCCCACCCCTGCAGCCTCTGGCCTTGCCGCTGAGGATCGGCCTGGTCCTAGCGGAGCAGAAGGGGGGTTCCCCCAAACCTGCCCCCCCCACACCTCCCTTCCCGGACCCCCTGGAGCCGAGGCGCCACACAGACTGG GTGCTGTGGTGGATCCTAGGAAGGTGCTGATTGTAGCTGGACATCATAACTGGATCGTAGTGGCTTATGCACACTTTGTCATCTGTTACAG GATAAAGGAGTCATCAGGGTGGCAGCAGGTGTTTTCTAGCCCCTATCTGGACTGGTCCATTGAGAGAATCGCTCTCAACGCCAAG GTGGTAGGCGGTCCCCATGGCGATAAGGACAAGATGGTGGCAGCCGCCTCCGATAGCAACATCATCCTCTGGAGCATCCAGGACGGAGGGAGCGGCAATGAGATAG GTGTGTTTAGTCTGGGTGTACCAGTAGATCATCTATTCTTCATTGGAAACCAGCTAGTGGCCACCAGTCACATGGGGAAGGTGGGGGTCTGGAACGCTGTCACACAGCATTGGCAG GTGCAAGATGTAGCTCCCATCACCAGCTGTGACACAGCTGGCTCCTTCCTGCTTCTGGGTTGCAACAATGGATCCATCTACTATATAG acatgcagaaGTTTCCTTTGAGGATGAAGGATAATGATCTGTTGGTGACAGAACTGTACCACGACCCATCTGACGATGCCATAACTGCCCTCAGTGTCTACTTCACACCCAAGACCA gtGTGAGTGGTAACTGGATAGAGATGGCGTATGGGACCAGTTCTGGAGCAGTGAGGGTTATAGTCCAACACCCTGAGACAGTAGGCTCTGGACCTCAGCTCTTCCAGACCTTCACTGTCCACCGCTCTCCTGTCACCAAGATCATGCTCTCTGAGAAACACCTGGTCTCAG TGTGTGCGGACAACAACCATGTGCGTACGTGGACAGTGACGCGGTTCCGAGGCATGATCTCCACGCAGCCTGGCTCCACCCCCCTCGCCTCCTTTAAGATCCTCTCATTGGAGGAGACTGAGAGCCACGGCAGCTACTCATCAGGCAATGACattg GTCCATTTGGGGAGAGAGACGACCAGCAGGTGTTTATTCAGAAGGTCATCCCCATCACCAACAAGCTGTTTGTTCGCCTCTCCTCCACTGGGAAAAG GATCTGTGAGGTGGCGGCAGTGGATGGGAACACCATCTCGTGTTTCACAGTTAGGGAGTGTGAGGGTTCTAGCAGGATGGGTTCTAGACCCAGGAGGTACCTGTTCACAGGCCATGGCAATGGCAGCATTCAGATGTGGGACCTCACCACCGCTATAGACACTGCCaacaagggagaggagaagaagaaagatg AGGTGGGCGGGCCAACAGAAGAGGAGCTGCTTCAGCTATTGGACCAGTGTGACCTCAGCACCTCCCGCTGTGCCACGCCCAACATCAGCCCCGCCCCCTCGGTGCTGCAGCCCAGCCGTCTCCGAGAGTCCTGCTCCAG CCTCCAGCTGCAGGCCCAGGATCCCATTCCAGAGACGGCCACTTACGGAGCTCTGCGACCCTACAGAGAGAGCCCACTGCTGGCCCGAGCCCGGCGCACAGAGTCCTTCCACAACTACAAAGACTTCCAGAACTTCTCCCTAGGGAAAGGCCTGCTGGAGAGCCCTGAACAGGCTCCAGGACAGGGGGCACGCCCAGGTACAGAAGCCAGAACCCGGTCGCTGTGTGAGGCTGGAGAAGAGGTTGGGAGGAGGGGCTCTGCCATGGAGCTCTGGGCTAGCCAAACCACTAACGCCGCCTACGCTAATGTCTTTGCTAACGTTGCAGCTGAGGGTATCACAGAATCGCCACGGCAACCGCTTGAGAGCCCTGGTGGAGACATTCGTCGAAGGCTCCAatcggaggaggaggagtgggcgGGGGTTGGATCAGGGGCGGAGGCTAGGTCTGAGGTGAGGAGGAAGGCAGGGTTTGAGGGGGGGTTGTTTCTGGGCAGGAAGAGGGCACCTCCCGTCCCCCAGCTCTCCTCGCTGTCCTCTGGGGTGTCCTTGGGGGGATGCAGtgactcctcctccaccacctccccctcccccactaaGCTGGCCTCCACTTCCCCCCGGCGCAGGAAGTGCAGCGAGCCGGCCAATCAGGACAGCAACCTGTGA
- the LOC118374107 gene encoding BTB/POZ domain-containing protein KCTD3-like isoform X2, with protein sequence MWIPDSLFSSLLSGRISSLLDETGAIFIDRDPTAFAPILNFLRTKELDLRGVNINILRHEAEFYGITPLVRRLLLCEEIERSSCGSVLFHGYLPPPARNSSPTPAASGLAAEDRPGPSGAEGGFPQTCPPHTSLPGPPGAEAPHRLGAVVDPRKVLIVAGHHNWIVVAYAHFVICYRIKESSGWQQVFSSPYLDWSIERIALNAKVVGGPHGDKDKMVAAASDSNIILWSIQDGGSGNEIGVFSLGVPVDHLFFIGNQLVATSHMGKVGVWNAVTQHWQVQDVAPITSCDTAGSFLLLGCNNGSIYYIDMQKFPLRMKDNDLLVTELYHDPSDDAITALSVYFTPKTSVSGNWIEMAYGTSSGAVRVIVQHPETVGSGPQLFQTFTVHRSPVTKIMLSEKHLVSVCADNNHVRTWTVTRFRGMISTQPGSTPLASFKILSLEETESHGSYSSGNDIGPFGERDDQQVFIQKVIPITNKLFVRLSSTGKRICEVAAVDGNTISCFTVRECEGSSRMGSRPRRYLFTGHGNGSIQMWDLTTAIDTANKGEEKKKDEVGGPTEEELLQLLDQCDLSTSRCATPNISPAPSVLQPSRLRESCSSLQLQAQDPIPETATYGALRPYRESPLLARARRTESFHNYKDFQNFSLGKGLLESPEQAPGQGARPGTEARTRSLCEAGEEVGRRGSAMELWASQTTNAAYANVFANVAAEGITESPRQPLESPGGDIRRRLQSEEEEWAGVGSGAEARSEVRRKAGFEGGLFLGRKRAPPVPQLSSLSSGVSLGGCSDSSSTTSPSPTKLASTSPRRRKCSEPANQDSNL encoded by the exons ATGTGGATCCCAGACTCTTTATTTTCAAG TTTGCTGAGTGGGAGAATATCATCTCTACTGGATGAAACTGGAGCT ATATTTATTGACAGGGACCCAACAGCCTTTGCGCCCATCTTGAATTTCCTTCGAACCAAAGAGTTAGACTTAAG GGGGGTAAACATTAACATTCTCCGCCATGAAGCTGAGTTTTATGGGATAACGCCATTAG TGAGGAGGTTGTTGCTGTGTGAGGAGATAGAGCGTTCGTCCTGTGGCAGTGTTCTGTTCCATGGATACCTTCCCCCTccag CCCGTAACTCCAGCCCCACCCCTGCAGCCTCTGGCCTTGCCGCTGAGGATCGGCCTGGTCCTAGCGGAGCAGAAGGGGGGTTCCCCCAAACCTGCCCCCCCCACACCTCCCTTCCCGGACCCCCTGGAGCCGAGGCGCCACACAGACTGG GTGCTGTGGTGGATCCTAGGAAGGTGCTGATTGTAGCTGGACATCATAACTGGATCGTAGTGGCTTATGCACACTTTGTCATCTGTTACAG GATAAAGGAGTCATCAGGGTGGCAGCAGGTGTTTTCTAGCCCCTATCTGGACTGGTCCATTGAGAGAATCGCTCTCAACGCCAAG GTGGTAGGCGGTCCCCATGGCGATAAGGACAAGATGGTGGCAGCCGCCTCCGATAGCAACATCATCCTCTGGAGCATCCAGGACGGAGGGAGCGGCAATGAGATAG GTGTGTTTAGTCTGGGTGTACCAGTAGATCATCTATTCTTCATTGGAAACCAGCTAGTGGCCACCAGTCACATGGGGAAGGTGGGGGTCTGGAACGCTGTCACACAGCATTGGCAG GTGCAAGATGTAGCTCCCATCACCAGCTGTGACACAGCTGGCTCCTTCCTGCTTCTGGGTTGCAACAATGGATCCATCTACTATATAG acatgcagaaGTTTCCTTTGAGGATGAAGGATAATGATCTGTTGGTGACAGAACTGTACCACGACCCATCTGACGATGCCATAACTGCCCTCAGTGTCTACTTCACACCCAAGACCA gtGTGAGTGGTAACTGGATAGAGATGGCGTATGGGACCAGTTCTGGAGCAGTGAGGGTTATAGTCCAACACCCTGAGACAGTAGGCTCTGGACCTCAGCTCTTCCAGACCTTCACTGTCCACCGCTCTCCTGTCACCAAGATCATGCTCTCTGAGAAACACCTGGTCTCAG TGTGTGCGGACAACAACCATGTGCGTACGTGGACAGTGACGCGGTTCCGAGGCATGATCTCCACGCAGCCTGGCTCCACCCCCCTCGCCTCCTTTAAGATCCTCTCATTGGAGGAGACTGAGAGCCACGGCAGCTACTCATCAGGCAATGACattg GTCCATTTGGGGAGAGAGACGACCAGCAGGTGTTTATTCAGAAGGTCATCCCCATCACCAACAAGCTGTTTGTTCGCCTCTCCTCCACTGGGAAAAG GATCTGTGAGGTGGCGGCAGTGGATGGGAACACCATCTCGTGTTTCACAGTTAGGGAGTGTGAGGGTTCTAGCAGGATGGGTTCTAGACCCAGGAGGTACCTGTTCACAGGCCATGGCAATGGCAGCATTCAGATGTGGGACCTCACCACCGCTATAGACACTGCCaacaagggagaggagaagaagaaagatg AGGTGGGCGGGCCAACAGAAGAGGAGCTGCTTCAGCTATTGGACCAGTGTGACCTCAGCACCTCCCGCTGTGCCACGCCCAACATCAGCCCCGCCCCCTCGGTGCTGCAGCCCAGCCGTCTCCGAGAGTCCTGCTCCAG CCTCCAGCTGCAGGCCCAGGATCCCATTCCAGAGACGGCCACTTACGGAGCTCTGCGACCCTACAGAGAGAGCCCACTGCTGGCCCGAGCCCGGCGCACAGAGTCCTTCCACAACTACAAAGACTTCCAGAACTTCTCCCTAGGGAAAGGCCTGCTGGAGAGCCCTGAACAGGCTCCAGGACAGGGGGCACGCCCAGGTACAGAAGCCAGAACCCGGTCGCTGTGTGAGGCTGGAGAAGAGGTTGGGAGGAGGGGCTCTGCCATGGAGCTCTGGGCTAGCCAAACCACTAACGCCGCCTACGCTAATGTCTTTGCTAACGTTGCAGCTGAGGGTATCACAGAATCGCCACGGCAACCGCTTGAGAGCCCTGGTGGAGACATTCGTCGAAGGCTCCAatcggaggaggaggagtgggcgGGGGTTGGATCAGGGGCGGAGGCTAGGTCTGAGGTGAGGAGGAAGGCAGGGTTTGAGGGGGGGTTGTTTCTGGGCAGGAAGAGGGCACCTCCCGTCCCCCAGCTCTCCTCGCTGTCCTCTGGGGTGTCCTTGGGGGGATGCAGtgactcctcctccaccacctccccctcccccactaaGCTGGCCTCCACTTCCCCCCGGCGCAGGAAGTGCAGCGAGCCGGCCAATCAGGACAGCAACCTGTGA
- the LOC118374107 gene encoding BTB/POZ domain-containing protein KCTD3-like isoform X16, giving the protein MDTFPLQVLYIERSSCGSVLFHGYLPPPARNSSPTPAASGLAAEDRPGPSGAEGGFPQTCPPHTSLPGPPGAEAPHRLGAVVDPRKVLIVAGHHNWIVVAYAHFVICYRIKESSGWQQVFSSPYLDWSIERIALNAKVVGGPHGDKDKMVAAASDSNIILWSIQDGGSGNEIGVFSLGVPVDHLFFIGNQLVATSHMGKVGVWNAVTQHWQVQDVAPITSCDTAGSFLLLGCNNGSIYYIDMQKFPLRMKDNDLLVTELYHDPSDDAITALSVYFTPKTSVSGNWIEMAYGTSSGAVRVIVQHPETVGSGPQLFQTFTVHRSPVTKIMLSEKHLVSVCADNNHVRTWTVTRFRGMISTQPGSTPLASFKILSLEETESHGSYSSGNDIGPFGERDDQQVFIQKVIPITNKLFVRLSSTGKRICEVAAVDGNTISCFTVRECEGSSRMGSRPRRYLFTGHGNGSIQMWDLTTAIDTANKGEEKKKDEVGGPTEEELLQLLDQCDLSTSRCATPNISPAPSVLQPSRLRESCSSLQLQAQDPIPETATYGALRPYRESPLLARARRTESFHNYKDFQNFSLGKGLLESPEQAPGQGARPGTEARTRSLCEAGEEVGRRGSAMELWASQTTNAAYANVFANVAAEGITESPRQPLESPGGDIRRRLQSEEEEWAGVGSGAEARSEVRRKAGFEGGLFLGRKRAPPVPQLSSLSSGVSLGGCSDSSSTTSPSPTKLASTSPRRRKCSEPANQDSNL; this is encoded by the exons ATGGATACCTTCCCCCTccag gtactgtatatagagcgTTCGTCCTGTGGCAGTGTTCTGTTCCATGGATACCTTCCCCCTCCAG CCCGTAACTCCAGCCCCACCCCTGCAGCCTCTGGCCTTGCCGCTGAGGATCGGCCTGGTCCTAGCGGAGCAGAAGGGGGGTTCCCCCAAACCTGCCCCCCCCACACCTCCCTTCCCGGACCCCCTGGAGCCGAGGCGCCACACAGACTGG GTGCTGTGGTGGATCCTAGGAAGGTGCTGATTGTAGCTGGACATCATAACTGGATCGTAGTGGCTTATGCACACTTTGTCATCTGTTACAG GATAAAGGAGTCATCAGGGTGGCAGCAGGTGTTTTCTAGCCCCTATCTGGACTGGTCCATTGAGAGAATCGCTCTCAACGCCAAG GTGGTAGGCGGTCCCCATGGCGATAAGGACAAGATGGTGGCAGCCGCCTCCGATAGCAACATCATCCTCTGGAGCATCCAGGACGGAGGGAGCGGCAATGAGATAG GTGTGTTTAGTCTGGGTGTACCAGTAGATCATCTATTCTTCATTGGAAACCAGCTAGTGGCCACCAGTCACATGGGGAAGGTGGGGGTCTGGAACGCTGTCACACAGCATTGGCAG GTGCAAGATGTAGCTCCCATCACCAGCTGTGACACAGCTGGCTCCTTCCTGCTTCTGGGTTGCAACAATGGATCCATCTACTATATAG acatgcagaaGTTTCCTTTGAGGATGAAGGATAATGATCTGTTGGTGACAGAACTGTACCACGACCCATCTGACGATGCCATAACTGCCCTCAGTGTCTACTTCACACCCAAGACCA gtGTGAGTGGTAACTGGATAGAGATGGCGTATGGGACCAGTTCTGGAGCAGTGAGGGTTATAGTCCAACACCCTGAGACAGTAGGCTCTGGACCTCAGCTCTTCCAGACCTTCACTGTCCACCGCTCTCCTGTCACCAAGATCATGCTCTCTGAGAAACACCTGGTCTCAG TGTGTGCGGACAACAACCATGTGCGTACGTGGACAGTGACGCGGTTCCGAGGCATGATCTCCACGCAGCCTGGCTCCACCCCCCTCGCCTCCTTTAAGATCCTCTCATTGGAGGAGACTGAGAGCCACGGCAGCTACTCATCAGGCAATGACattg GTCCATTTGGGGAGAGAGACGACCAGCAGGTGTTTATTCAGAAGGTCATCCCCATCACCAACAAGCTGTTTGTTCGCCTCTCCTCCACTGGGAAAAG GATCTGTGAGGTGGCGGCAGTGGATGGGAACACCATCTCGTGTTTCACAGTTAGGGAGTGTGAGGGTTCTAGCAGGATGGGTTCTAGACCCAGGAGGTACCTGTTCACAGGCCATGGCAATGGCAGCATTCAGATGTGGGACCTCACCACCGCTATAGACACTGCCaacaagggagaggagaagaagaaagatg AGGTGGGCGGGCCAACAGAAGAGGAGCTGCTTCAGCTATTGGACCAGTGTGACCTCAGCACCTCCCGCTGTGCCACGCCCAACATCAGCCCCGCCCCCTCGGTGCTGCAGCCCAGCCGTCTCCGAGAGTCCTGCTCCAG CCTCCAGCTGCAGGCCCAGGATCCCATTCCAGAGACGGCCACTTACGGAGCTCTGCGACCCTACAGAGAGAGCCCACTGCTGGCCCGAGCCCGGCGCACAGAGTCCTTCCACAACTACAAAGACTTCCAGAACTTCTCCCTAGGGAAAGGCCTGCTGGAGAGCCCTGAACAGGCTCCAGGACAGGGGGCACGCCCAGGTACAGAAGCCAGAACCCGGTCGCTGTGTGAGGCTGGAGAAGAGGTTGGGAGGAGGGGCTCTGCCATGGAGCTCTGGGCTAGCCAAACCACTAACGCCGCCTACGCTAATGTCTTTGCTAACGTTGCAGCTGAGGGTATCACAGAATCGCCACGGCAACCGCTTGAGAGCCCTGGTGGAGACATTCGTCGAAGGCTCCAatcggaggaggaggagtgggcgGGGGTTGGATCAGGGGCGGAGGCTAGGTCTGAGGTGAGGAGGAAGGCAGGGTTTGAGGGGGGGTTGTTTCTGGGCAGGAAGAGGGCACCTCCCGTCCCCCAGCTCTCCTCGCTGTCCTCTGGGGTGTCCTTGGGGGGATGCAGtgactcctcctccaccacctccccctcccccactaaGCTGGCCTCCACTTCCCCCCGGCGCAGGAAGTGCAGCGAGCCGGCCAATCAGGACAGCAACCTGTGA